In one window of Scyliorhinus canicula chromosome 17, sScyCan1.1, whole genome shotgun sequence DNA:
- the LOC119952317 gene encoding gastrula zinc finger protein XlCGF8.2DB-like: MERQDDTDIIEKTWICGDCGKAFTCPSKLETHRRVHTGERPFSCSLCGKDFTQSSNLALHQRVHTGERPYTCSVCGKGFIQSYNLALHQRVHTGERPFTCSVCAKGFVNSSNLVAHQRVHTGEKPFSCTSCGMSFRLSSTLLKHQRVHTGEKPFSCPDCGRSFRHSGSLIVHQRAHTGERPFTCSMCGKGFTDSCQLLRHERVHTGERPFTCSECGKGFIDSSQLLKHQRRHK; the protein is encoded by the coding sequence ATGGAGAGACAAGATGACACCGACATCATTGAAAAAACATGgatatgtggggactgtgggaaggcattcacttgcccatccaagctggaaactcatcgacgcgtccacaccggggagaggcccttCAGCTGCTCTTTATGTGGGAAAGATTTCACTCAGTCATCTAACCTAGcgttacaccagcgagttcacactggagagaggccgtacacctgctctgtctgtgggaaaggattcattcagtcatacaATCTAGcattacaccagcgagttcacactggggagaggccattcacctgctctgtatgTGCAAAGGGATTCGTTAATTCATCTAACCTAgtggcacaccagcgagttcacactggggagaaaccattcagctgcacCTCCTGTGGAATGAGCTTTAGgctttcatccaccctgctgaaacaccagcgagttcatactggggagaaaccattcagttGCCCTGACTGTGGAAGGAGCTTCAGGCACTCGGGCAGTCTCATTGTACACCAGCgcgctcacactggggagaggccattcacctgctccatgtgtgggaagggattcactgattcaTGCCAACTGCTGAGACATGAACGGGTTcatactggggaaaggccgttcacctgctctgagtgtggcaagggattcattgattcatcccaactgctgaaacaccagcgacgTCACAAGTGA
- the LOC119952321 gene encoding zinc finger protein 239-like: MEKPWKCGDCGKGYCFPSLLEIHRRSHTGERPFTCSQCGKGFTQLPHLQAHQRVHTGEKPFTCSQCGQRFTQLSSLQAHQRVHTEEKPFTCSQCGQGFTLLSSLQSHQLVHTGERPFTCSQCGKGFIYSSTLRKHQRIHTGERPFTCSQCGKGFIYSSTLQRHQRVHTGERPFTCSECGKGYSDLSTLQTHQRIHTGERPFTCFQCGKGFRASFTLQRHQRV, translated from the coding sequence atggagaaaccgtggaaatgtggggactgtgggaagggatactgTTTCCCATCtctgctggagattcatcgacgcagtcatactggggagaggccattcacctgctcccagtgtgggaagggattcactcagttacctcacctgcaggcacaccagcgagttcacactggggagaagccattcacctgctctcagtgtgggcagagattcactcagttatccagcctgcaggcacaccagcgagttcacactgaggagaagccgttcacctgctctcagtgtgggcagggattcactctgttatccagtctgcagtcacaccagcttgttcacactggggagaggccattcacctgctctcaatgtgggaagggattcatttatTCATCaaccctgcggaaacatcagcgaattcacactggggagaggccattcacctgctctcaatgtgggaagggattcatttatTCATCaaccctgcagagacatcagcgagttcacactggggagaggccattcacctgctctgagtgtgggaagggatacagtgATTTATcgaccctgcagacacaccagcgaattcacactggggagaggccattcacctgttttcagtgtgggaagggattccgtgcttcattcaccctgcaaagacatcaacgagtt